The Listeria welshimeri serovar 6b str. SLCC5334 genome has a window encoding:
- a CDS encoding THUMP domain-containing class I SAM-dependent RNA methyltransferase → MKTFQLVATAASGLEAIVGKEVARLGYDPKVENGKVYFEGDLSAIARANLWLRVADRVKIVVGVFKATTFDELFEKTKALPWEDYLPLDAAFPVAGKSVKSTLYSVPDCQAIVKKAIVNRVSEKYRRSGRLMETGALFKLEVSILKDEVTLTIDTSGAGLHKRGYRLAQGSAPIKETMAAALVLLTSWHPDRPFYDPVCGSGTIPIEAALIGQNIAPGFNREFVSETWDWMPKQIWADARQEAEDLANYDQPLNIIGGDIDARLIEIAKQNAVEAGLGDLITFRQLQVADFQTEDEYGVVVANPPYGERLEDEEAVRQLYREMGIVYKRMPTWSVYVLTSYELFEEVYGKKATKKRKLYNGYLRTDLYQYWGPRKPRPKKED, encoded by the coding sequence ATGAAAACATTTCAGTTGGTGGCGACTGCAGCTTCTGGTTTAGAAGCGATTGTTGGGAAAGAAGTAGCGCGTTTAGGATATGACCCAAAAGTAGAAAATGGGAAAGTTTATTTTGAAGGAGATTTATCCGCAATTGCTAGAGCAAATCTTTGGCTTCGAGTAGCTGACCGCGTGAAAATTGTGGTTGGTGTCTTTAAAGCAACGACATTTGATGAACTTTTTGAGAAAACGAAAGCTTTACCTTGGGAAGATTACTTGCCGCTTGATGCTGCATTTCCTGTTGCCGGAAAATCAGTTAAGTCAACGCTTTATAGTGTGCCTGACTGCCAAGCAATTGTAAAAAAAGCGATTGTGAATCGTGTGAGTGAAAAATATCGTCGTTCTGGTCGATTGATGGAAACTGGGGCGTTATTTAAATTGGAAGTGTCGATTTTAAAAGATGAAGTAACGCTAACGATTGATACAAGTGGTGCTGGATTACATAAACGTGGTTATCGTTTAGCGCAAGGTAGCGCACCAATCAAAGAGACAATGGCGGCGGCGCTTGTGTTACTTACGAGTTGGCATCCGGATAGACCTTTTTATGATCCTGTCTGTGGTTCTGGAACAATTCCTATTGAGGCTGCACTTATTGGGCAAAACATTGCGCCTGGTTTTAACCGCGAATTCGTGTCAGAAACTTGGGACTGGATGCCGAAGCAAATTTGGGCAGATGCAAGACAGGAAGCGGAAGATTTGGCCAATTATGATCAACCACTAAATATTATTGGTGGCGATATTGATGCTCGATTAATCGAAATCGCTAAACAAAATGCAGTTGAAGCAGGTCTTGGTGATTTGATTACTTTTAGACAACTACAAGTGGCTGATTTCCAAACAGAAGACGAATATGGTGTGGTAGTTGCCAATCCGCCATACGGGGAACGTTTAGAAGATGAGGAAGCAGTGCGCCAATTATACCGTGAAATGGGTATTGTTTATAAACGAATGCCAACATGGTCAGTGTATGTTCTTACTTCTTATGAACTTTTTGAAGAGGTTTATGGTAAAAAAGCGACGAAGAAACGAAAATTATATAATGGCTACTTGCGCACAGACTTATATCAATACTGGGGTCCAAGAAAACCACGTCCTAAAAAAGAAGATTGA
- the gpsB gene encoding cell division regulator GpsB, with translation MTSEQFEYHLTGKEILEKEFKTGLRGYNPEDVDEFLDMVIKDYSTFTQEIEALQAENIRLVQELDNAPVRTAPQPAPTFQAAAQPAGTTNFDILKRLSNLEKHVFGNKLDDND, from the coding sequence ATGACTTCGGAACAATTTGAGTATCACTTAACAGGTAAAGAAATTTTGGAAAAAGAATTTAAAACTGGGCTTCGTGGTTATAATCCAGAAGATGTTGATGAGTTTTTAGACATGGTTATTAAAGATTACAGTACTTTTACACAAGAAATTGAAGCACTTCAAGCGGAAAATATTCGTTTAGTACAAGAATTAGATAATGCGCCAGTACGAACAGCGCCACAACCAGCACCAACTTTTCAAGCGGCTGCGCAACCAGCTGGAACGACTAACTTTGATATACTGAAACGTCTTTCTAATTTAGAAAAACATGTTTTTGGAAATAAGCTGGACGATAACGACTAG
- a CDS encoding DUF1273 domain-containing protein, with product MKSIAVTGYKNFELGIFKKDADEAIYIKETMKRHLVPLIEDGLEWVIISGQLGIELWAGEVVGELKKEAYAIKLAILEPFENQSGNWNEANKIWASEVLTIADYHAFITKRPYENPSQFAARDGFIIDNTDGAILVYDLEKEGSPKFFYDRAKLAKERSDYYLECIDFYALQDVVEDMNQAF from the coding sequence GTGAAATCCATCGCAGTAACTGGATATAAAAATTTTGAACTTGGAATTTTTAAAAAGGATGCGGATGAGGCTATTTACATTAAAGAAACAATGAAACGTCATTTAGTACCTCTCATAGAAGATGGGTTAGAATGGGTAATTATTTCTGGACAGCTCGGAATTGAACTTTGGGCGGGAGAAGTAGTTGGCGAACTCAAAAAAGAAGCATATGCCATTAAGCTAGCTATCTTAGAACCGTTTGAAAATCAAAGCGGTAATTGGAATGAAGCCAATAAAATATGGGCAAGTGAAGTGCTTACTATAGCAGATTATCATGCTTTTATTACAAAACGGCCATATGAGAACCCTTCGCAATTTGCAGCAAGAGATGGATTTATTATTGATAACACGGATGGAGCGATTCTAGTTTATGATTTGGAAAAAGAAGGCTCACCGAAGTTTTTTTATGATCGTGCCAAATTAGCTAAAGAAAGATCGGATTATTATTTAGAGTGTATTGATTTTTATGCGCTTCAAGATGTGGTGGAGGACATGAATCAAGCGTTCTAA
- a CDS encoding YppE family protein, whose amino-acid sequence MELLERTEKLLLQNEKNWELYLSNREEAQPFDFYKDMKPFVDEAKACADAFLELAIPWVIKERPPYLGELQLRQACDNIQMTAVSAFNGKSFYKHFLDHYQSSQYTLTRVRDFLKRKEELM is encoded by the coding sequence ATGGAACTTTTAGAACGCACGGAAAAATTACTTCTTCAAAATGAAAAGAATTGGGAACTTTATTTAAGTAACCGAGAAGAAGCACAACCGTTTGATTTTTATAAAGATATGAAACCGTTTGTTGATGAGGCGAAAGCTTGTGCAGATGCTTTTTTAGAATTAGCCATTCCTTGGGTTATAAAAGAACGACCACCTTACTTAGGAGAATTACAACTAAGACAAGCTTGTGATAATATTCAAATGACGGCTGTGAGCGCATTTAATGGAAAGTCTTTTTATAAACACTTCCTAGATCACTACCAATCTTCTCAGTATACACTAACAAGAGTAAGAGATTTCTTAAAAAGAAAAGAGGAATTAATGTGA
- the recU gene encoding Holliday junction resolvase RecU → MAIGYPNGKKYAASHEGIPQKKRKAPVTYGKRGMSLEDDLNDTIAYYLAQDIAVIHKKPTPVQIVSVDYPKRSSAKIKEAYFKTPSTTDYNGVYKGKYIDFEAKETQNTTSFPLSNFHDHQMIHMANVLKQDGIVFVIIAFQKIGETYFIPFEKFYPFWQRMQSGGRKSVTIAEIQDVSDQIPYGLNPRLDFLKSIEKLYF, encoded by the coding sequence ATGGCTATTGGCTATCCTAACGGCAAGAAGTATGCAGCGAGTCACGAGGGAATTCCGCAAAAAAAACGGAAAGCTCCTGTTACTTATGGAAAACGTGGTATGTCTTTGGAAGATGACTTAAATGATACAATAGCTTATTACCTAGCTCAAGATATCGCCGTCATTCATAAAAAACCTACCCCAGTCCAAATTGTCAGTGTGGATTATCCAAAAAGAAGTAGTGCAAAAATTAAGGAAGCCTATTTCAAAACACCATCCACGACAGACTATAATGGTGTATACAAAGGAAAGTATATTGATTTTGAAGCAAAAGAAACGCAAAATACTACCTCCTTTCCATTAAGTAATTTTCACGACCACCAAATGATTCATATGGCAAATGTGTTAAAACAAGATGGCATTGTTTTTGTCATTATTGCCTTCCAAAAAATCGGTGAAACTTATTTCATTCCCTTTGAAAAGTTTTATCCATTTTGGCAAAGAATGCAAAGCGGCGGCAGAAAATCCGTCACTATTGCAGAAATACAAGATGTATCAGACCAAATTCCTTATGGTCTAAATCCAAGGCTTGACTTCTTGAAATCAATCGAGAAATTATACTTCTAG
- a CDS encoding penicillin-binding protein 1A — protein sequence MADKPQTRSQYRSKKNGNSKKNPSKRGKRVAANIFKTIFFLGLFLAFFGVAAGATVFYSYAKDAPKLTDSKLRDPLSSKLLDKDGKVFAEVGTERREYIEYKDIPEALKNAILTTEDARFYEHDGIDPIRLGGAVIANVKDGFGSEGASTLSQQIIKMSYLDYTNKTLARKAQEAWLALELEQKYSKNDILEIYVNKVYMSDRVHGMQTASEHYFGKSVKDISLAQTALLAGMPQSPNNYNPYEHPEAAKKRRDQVLTNMYSHNKITKDEMTAAQKTPINSGLRSQKDREDKIYKYDSYVTQVLSEIPKEYDVYRDGLTIHTALDRSAQEYTEKMLNTNEIVNFSDKEMQAGIVLQDTKNGRVQAIGGGRNQKVTRGYNYATQVKRSVGSTMKPIADYGPAFEYLDWSTAHILEDEPYTYTGGTPINNWDFGYKGPISVRQALYQSRNIPALKTLQAVGLEKSEQFVNKLGITYDKGQNVESNAIGANSSNPMQMAGAYAAFGNKGIYNKPHTIIKIVLSDGETEIDTEPKSTVAMKESTAYMVSDVLKDVLSIGTGTSAAVPGVPAAGKTGTTNIPPEFTSKYYYPGGAARDSWFAGYTTNYSIAVWTGYDDKKKYVSASEQKIAQRLFSKLMAHASANKNTADFKMPSNVVSVPILKGSNPIARAASGTSSDKVSYELFLAGTAPTKTASTPEDEKKKKEAEAKKKAEEEAKKKKEDEKKSEADDEAEAKKKAEEEAKKKAEEEEAAKALTAPAGLRASYDANSKQINVSWAAVDGATYEVNVNGTTTTVSSTSVSVSGGNPGDTISINVVAVKDGKKSPASSTTVKIPAEEPSD from the coding sequence ATGGCAGATAAACCGCAGACAAGATCTCAGTATCGCAGCAAAAAAAATGGAAATTCTAAAAAGAATCCATCTAAACGAGGAAAAAGAGTTGCAGCTAATATTTTTAAAACTATTTTTTTCTTAGGACTATTTTTAGCCTTTTTTGGTGTTGCGGCTGGTGCAACAGTCTTTTATAGTTATGCAAAAGATGCACCAAAACTGACCGACTCCAAGCTACGAGATCCACTTTCATCTAAATTACTTGATAAAGATGGCAAGGTTTTCGCAGAAGTTGGAACCGAACGGCGGGAATATATTGAATACAAAGATATACCTGAAGCACTAAAAAATGCGATTCTAACAACAGAAGATGCGCGTTTTTATGAACATGATGGGATTGACCCTATTCGACTTGGCGGAGCAGTCATTGCTAATGTCAAAGACGGTTTTGGTTCAGAAGGTGCAAGTACACTTTCTCAGCAAATCATCAAGATGTCTTATCTTGATTACACCAACAAAACATTAGCGCGAAAAGCACAAGAAGCATGGCTTGCTCTTGAATTAGAGCAGAAATATAGCAAAAATGATATTCTAGAAATTTATGTCAATAAAGTCTATATGTCAGACCGTGTTCACGGGATGCAAACCGCTTCCGAACATTATTTTGGCAAAAGCGTTAAAGACATTAGTTTAGCACAAACAGCGCTCCTTGCTGGCATGCCTCAAAGTCCGAATAATTACAATCCGTATGAACATCCAGAAGCAGCCAAAAAACGTCGTGATCAAGTGTTAACTAATATGTATTCTCATAATAAAATTACAAAAGATGAGATGACGGCAGCACAAAAAACACCTATCAACTCCGGACTACGCTCTCAAAAAGATCGTGAAGATAAAATTTACAAATACGATTCTTATGTAACGCAAGTTTTAAGTGAGATTCCGAAAGAATATGATGTCTACCGTGATGGTCTAACTATCCACACTGCACTTGATCGTAGCGCACAAGAATACACCGAAAAAATGCTTAATACAAATGAAATCGTTAATTTCTCTGATAAAGAAATGCAAGCCGGTATCGTGCTTCAAGATACAAAAAACGGTCGAGTTCAAGCAATTGGTGGCGGACGTAATCAAAAGGTAACACGTGGTTATAATTACGCAACGCAAGTGAAGCGTTCTGTTGGTTCCACGATGAAACCTATTGCCGATTATGGTCCAGCTTTTGAATATCTAGACTGGTCTACTGCACATATTTTAGAAGATGAACCTTATACGTATACTGGTGGAACACCTATTAATAACTGGGATTTCGGATATAAAGGTCCTATCTCTGTCAGACAAGCGCTTTATCAATCACGTAATATTCCAGCACTTAAAACTCTACAAGCTGTTGGACTCGAAAAATCCGAGCAATTTGTTAATAAACTTGGTATCACTTATGATAAAGGTCAAAACGTAGAATCTAATGCTATCGGAGCAAATAGTTCCAATCCAATGCAAATGGCTGGTGCTTATGCTGCATTTGGTAATAAAGGTATTTACAATAAACCTCATACTATTATCAAAATTGTCCTATCTGATGGCGAAACTGAAATTGATACAGAACCAAAAAGCACTGTAGCTATGAAAGAATCAACTGCTTATATGGTCTCTGATGTTCTAAAAGATGTTCTATCTATCGGAACAGGTACTTCAGCAGCCGTTCCAGGAGTGCCTGCTGCAGGTAAAACTGGTACTACAAATATCCCACCTGAATTCACTTCGAAGTACTACTACCCTGGTGGTGCCGCTCGTGACTCATGGTTTGCTGGATATACCACAAATTATTCTATCGCTGTATGGACTGGTTATGATGATAAGAAAAAATACGTTTCAGCAAGTGAACAAAAAATTGCTCAACGTCTGTTTAGTAAATTAATGGCTCATGCATCTGCTAATAAAAATACGGCAGACTTCAAAATGCCAAGTAATGTCGTTTCTGTTCCAATTTTAAAAGGTAGTAACCCAATTGCTCGTGCTGCATCTGGTACTTCTAGTGATAAGGTAAGCTACGAACTATTCTTAGCTGGAACTGCTCCAACGAAAACTGCTTCCACTCCAGAAGATGAGAAGAAGAAAAAAGAAGCAGAAGCGAAGAAAAAAGCGGAAGAAGAAGCGAAGAAGAAAAAAGAAGATGAGAAAAAATCAGAAGCAGATGATGAAGCAGAAGCAAAGAAAAAAGCAGAAGAAGAGGCTAAGAAGAAGGCTGAGGAAGAGGAAGCCGCAAAAGCCCTCACTGCCCCTGCTGGCTTAAGAGCAAGTTATGACGCAAACTCTAAGCAAATTAATGTTTCTTGGGCTGCAGTAGATGGTGCGACTTATGAAGTGAATGTCAATGGAACCACAACGACAGTATCTTCTACATCCGTTTCAGTAAGTGGTGGAAACCCTGGTGATACAATCTCGATCAATGTTGTCGCCGTAAAAGATGGTAAGAAGAGTCCAGCATCCTCCACCACCGTCAAGATTCCAGCTGAAGAGCCCTCTGATTAA
- a CDS encoding YpoC family protein: MAEFKYAVELTHVDFPAPDVIAEEYDQESIYVSGLPFWQEQQFFTKGGGVLPWKNETDRACRKLAKHMTNLAESMEADLKVHKKPSPVTVRDALGIFLSILFWSNHRPVQLNNLMEQIKTLEIKPLNLEERLEYVLKRGNTFLGFRQLNELTLEQRKLIAKK, from the coding sequence ATGGCTGAATTTAAATACGCAGTGGAATTAACCCATGTCGATTTCCCTGCACCAGATGTCATAGCAGAAGAGTATGATCAGGAATCTATTTATGTAAGTGGTCTGCCTTTTTGGCAAGAGCAGCAGTTTTTCACAAAAGGTGGGGGAGTTCTTCCTTGGAAAAATGAAACGGATAGAGCTTGTCGGAAATTAGCAAAACATATGACTAATTTAGCAGAAAGTATGGAAGCGGATTTGAAAGTACATAAAAAACCGTCGCCTGTCACCGTTAGAGATGCGCTAGGAATCTTTTTATCTATTTTGTTTTGGAGTAATCATCGTCCAGTGCAACTTAATAATTTAATGGAACAAATTAAAACGCTTGAAATAAAACCACTCAATTTAGAAGAACGATTAGAATATGTTTTAAAACGAGGAAATACTTTTTTAGGTTTTCGCCAATTAAATGAATTGACACTTGAGCAACGTAAATTAATTGCAAAAAAATAA
- the nth gene encoding endonuclease III yields MLSNKQTVLCIEEMAKMFPAAHCELVHKNTFELLVAVVLSAQCTDVLVNRVTASLFEKYHRPEDYLAVPLEELMDDIRSIGLYRNKAKNIQGLSQRILTEFNGEVPKTHAELESLPGVGRKTANVVLSVGFGIPAIAVDTHVERISKRLGICRWKDSVVEVEETLKRKLPKEMWSDAHHYMIFFGRYHCKARNPDCPTCPLLYLCREGKKQAKVRGFDG; encoded by the coding sequence TTGTTATCAAATAAACAAACTGTTTTATGTATAGAAGAAATGGCGAAAATGTTTCCAGCAGCACACTGTGAATTAGTGCATAAAAATACTTTTGAATTATTAGTTGCAGTTGTATTATCCGCGCAATGTACGGATGTTTTAGTCAACCGAGTAACTGCTTCTCTTTTTGAAAAATACCATCGCCCGGAAGATTATTTGGCTGTTCCTTTAGAAGAATTGATGGATGATATTCGTTCGATTGGTCTTTACCGAAACAAAGCAAAAAATATTCAAGGATTATCCCAAAGAATATTAACTGAATTTAATGGCGAAGTGCCAAAAACGCATGCGGAACTTGAGAGCTTGCCCGGTGTAGGTAGAAAAACTGCCAATGTTGTTCTATCCGTAGGCTTTGGTATTCCTGCCATTGCGGTAGATACGCATGTGGAACGAATTAGCAAGCGCTTAGGAATTTGTAGGTGGAAAGATTCTGTTGTTGAAGTAGAAGAAACATTAAAACGAAAACTTCCCAAAGAAATGTGGTCAGATGCGCACCACTACATGATTTTCTTTGGCAGATATCATTGCAAAGCTAGAAATCCAGATTGTCCGACCTGCCCTTTACTGTATTTATGTAGAGAAGGAAAGAAACAAGCGAAAGTGAGGGGATTTGATGGCTGA
- a CDS encoding DnaD domain-containing protein, whose translation MNQKILEKWMTEGQVTLPQVLVKNYAKIGLNEMELVLLIQIQSFASEAEFFPSMEMLTDRTTLRLEETIKTMDSLLKKGVIAIEQSQDHSLMISEQYNLAPLWGKLVALYENREADAKQEKQIEKQTNLYSLFETEFGRPLSPMEAEMLSAWLDQDHTSPDLIKEALKEAVISQKLNFRYIDRILLNWSKQGVKTIEDAKRVAEEFHQNGRTSQTINQSEVKKSAGSIPLYDWLEKRKG comes from the coding sequence ATGAATCAAAAAATTCTCGAAAAATGGATGACAGAAGGACAAGTGACATTACCACAAGTATTAGTGAAGAATTATGCTAAAATCGGCTTAAATGAGATGGAACTAGTACTTTTAATTCAAATACAATCATTTGCGTCAGAAGCTGAATTTTTTCCTTCGATGGAAATGTTAACAGATCGTACCACACTTCGATTAGAAGAAACCATTAAAACAATGGACTCTCTTCTAAAAAAAGGAGTAATTGCCATCGAGCAAAGCCAAGATCATTCACTTATGATTTCAGAGCAATACAATTTAGCACCTTTATGGGGGAAATTAGTGGCTTTATATGAAAATAGGGAAGCGGATGCAAAACAAGAAAAACAGATAGAAAAACAAACTAATTTATACAGCCTTTTTGAAACAGAATTTGGTAGACCGCTTTCGCCAATGGAAGCAGAAATGTTGTCTGCATGGCTAGACCAAGACCATACAAGCCCTGATTTAATAAAAGAAGCATTGAAAGAAGCCGTTATCTCTCAAAAATTAAATTTCCGTTATATTGATCGAATTTTACTAAATTGGTCAAAACAAGGTGTTAAAACGATAGAAGACGCTAAACGAGTAGCAGAAGAATTTCACCAAAATGGTCGTACAAGCCAGACTATCAACCAAAGTGAAGTGAAAAAAAGCGCAGGATCTATTCCATTATACGATTGGCTTGAAAAAAGAAAAGGGTGA
- the asnS gene encoding asparagine--tRNA ligase has product MKITINQASEFVGKEVTIGAWLANKRSSGKIAFLQLRDGTGFMQGVVVKAEVGDDMFASAKALTQETSLYVTGTINEDTRSPFGYEMAVSGVEVISESHDYPITPKEHGTEFLMDHRHLWLRSNRQHAIMKIRNEIIRASYEFFNKEGFLKIDPPILTGSAPEGTTELFHTKYFEEDAFLSQSGQLYMEAAAMAFGKVFSFGPTFRAEKSKTRRHLIEFWMIEPEMAFYKLEDSLQVQENYVAYLVKAVLDNCRLELDRLGRDVSHLEKMVAPFPRITYTEAIERLHELGFDDIVWGDDFGAPHETAIADSFEKPVFITHYPKAIKPFYMPEDPENNQVVLCADMIAPEGYGEIIGGSERIHDLETLQARMEDFDLDQEAYSWYLDLARYGSVPHSGFGLGLERTVAWISGTEHVRETIPFPRLLNRLYP; this is encoded by the coding sequence GTGAAAATTACAATCAATCAAGCATCCGAATTTGTCGGAAAAGAAGTAACAATTGGGGCATGGCTTGCGAATAAGCGTTCAAGTGGTAAAATTGCTTTTTTACAATTACGTGATGGAACAGGATTTATGCAAGGCGTTGTCGTCAAAGCAGAAGTTGGCGATGATATGTTCGCTTCAGCAAAAGCATTAACACAAGAAACAAGCCTTTATGTAACGGGTACAATTAATGAAGATACACGCTCGCCATTCGGTTATGAAATGGCTGTATCTGGGGTAGAAGTAATCAGTGAATCGCATGATTACCCTATCACACCGAAAGAACATGGTACTGAATTTTTAATGGATCATCGTCATTTATGGCTACGTTCTAATCGTCAACATGCGATTATGAAAATCCGTAATGAAATTATTCGCGCTAGTTATGAATTTTTCAACAAAGAAGGATTCCTAAAAATTGATCCACCAATCTTGACTGGTAGTGCACCAGAAGGAACAACCGAACTATTCCATACGAAATATTTTGAAGAAGATGCGTTTCTTTCTCAAAGTGGCCAATTATATATGGAAGCTGCAGCAATGGCTTTCGGGAAAGTATTCTCATTCGGACCAACTTTCCGAGCTGAAAAATCCAAAACACGCCGCCATTTAATTGAATTCTGGATGATTGAACCAGAAATGGCGTTTTACAAATTAGAAGATAGCTTACAAGTGCAAGAAAACTATGTAGCTTATCTAGTAAAAGCAGTTTTAGATAACTGTCGCTTAGAGCTAGATAGACTGGGCCGTGATGTTAGTCATTTAGAAAAAATGGTTGCGCCTTTCCCGCGTATTACTTATACAGAAGCTATTGAACGTTTACATGAACTTGGCTTTGATGATATTGTTTGGGGAGATGATTTTGGTGCACCGCATGAAACAGCCATTGCGGATAGCTTCGAAAAACCTGTATTCATTACTCATTATCCAAAAGCCATTAAACCGTTCTATATGCCAGAAGATCCAGAAAACAATCAAGTTGTTTTATGTGCTGATATGATTGCTCCAGAAGGTTATGGAGAAATTATCGGTGGTTCTGAACGTATTCACGATTTAGAAACACTGCAAGCTAGAATGGAAGATTTCGACTTAGACCAAGAAGCATACAGCTGGTATCTTGATTTAGCGCGTTATGGTTCCGTACCACATTCCGGTTTTGGACTTGGCTTGGAACGCACAGTAGCATGGATTTCCGGAACAGAACATGTTCGTGAAACAATTCCATTCCCACGCTTATTAAACCGTCTATATCCTTAA
- a CDS encoding pyridoxal phosphate-dependent aminotransferase, producing MDLPLSKRVKGVAPSPTLAITAKAKQMKQEGIDVIGLGAGEPDFNTPQNIIDAAIQSMNKGFTKYTPSSGIIELKQAIVDKLEKDQSLTYKTNQIFVGTGAKHVLYSAFQTILDPGDEVIVPVPYWVTYPEQVKLAGGVPVFVETGFDADFKISAADFEQAITDKTKAIVLNSPNNPSGMCYTKDELAAIGAVAEKHQIYILSDEIYEKLYYGNKADLVSIASLSERLYDLTIVINGVSKAYSMTGWRIGYAAANKEIIAGMSKLADHLTSNPTANAQYAALEAYVGSQEVPEKMYKAFEERMERFYPELDSIPGFKPKKPDGAFYFFIEVKEAAHKKGFQDVDAFVAALLEEAKVAVIPGSGFGMPDYIRLSYATNPDLFQEAINRIKSFMK from the coding sequence ATGGACTTACCGCTCTCAAAACGTGTCAAAGGAGTAGCCCCGTCGCCAACACTCGCGATTACGGCAAAAGCAAAACAAATGAAGCAAGAAGGAATTGATGTTATCGGATTAGGTGCTGGGGAGCCAGATTTTAATACCCCGCAAAATATTATCGATGCAGCAATACAGTCTATGAATAAGGGATTTACGAAATATACTCCTTCAAGTGGAATAATCGAATTAAAGCAAGCAATTGTTGATAAACTCGAAAAAGACCAGTCATTAACCTATAAAACCAATCAAATTTTTGTTGGGACAGGGGCAAAGCATGTCTTATATTCTGCATTTCAAACGATTTTGGATCCTGGTGATGAAGTCATTGTTCCCGTTCCATACTGGGTTACTTATCCAGAACAAGTAAAATTAGCTGGCGGGGTTCCCGTTTTTGTAGAAACCGGTTTTGATGCAGATTTCAAAATTTCGGCAGCTGACTTTGAACAAGCGATTACTGATAAAACAAAAGCAATTGTGTTAAATTCGCCCAATAACCCATCTGGTATGTGTTATACAAAAGATGAATTAGCAGCGATTGGAGCAGTAGCTGAAAAACATCAGATTTATATTTTATCAGATGAAATATACGAGAAATTATATTATGGTAACAAAGCTGATTTAGTTTCTATCGCAAGTCTGAGTGAGCGTTTGTATGATTTAACTATCGTGATTAATGGCGTATCAAAAGCGTATTCCATGACTGGATGGCGTATTGGTTACGCTGCTGCGAATAAAGAAATCATTGCTGGAATGAGTAAACTGGCGGACCATTTGACAAGTAACCCAACAGCCAATGCCCAGTATGCAGCACTGGAGGCTTATGTTGGTAGCCAAGAAGTTCCAGAAAAAATGTATAAAGCTTTTGAAGAACGAATGGAGCGCTTTTATCCAGAACTAGACAGCATTCCAGGATTTAAACCGAAAAAACCAGATGGCGCCTTTTATTTCTTTATTGAAGTAAAAGAAGCGGCACATAAAAAAGGTTTTCAGGATGTAGATGCTTTTGTAGCAGCTCTTTTAGAAGAAGCGAAAGTCGCAGTGATTCCAGGCTCAGGATTCGGAATGCCCGACTATATACGCCTTTCTTATGCAACAAATCCAGACTTATTCCAAGAAGCTATAAATCGAATAAAAAGTTTTATGAAATAG